In the genome of Salmo salar unplaced genomic scaffold, Ssal_v3.1, whole genome shotgun sequence, the window cccctgtatatagcctccacattgactctgtaccggtaccccctgtatatagcctccacattgactctgtaccggtacccccctgtatatagcctccacattgactctgtaccgtaacccctgtatatagcctccacattgactctgtaccggtacccctgtatatagcctccacattgactctgtaccagtaccccctgtatatagcctccacattgactctgtacctgtaccccctgtatatagcccctccacattgactctgtaccggtacccctgtatatagcctccacattgactctgtaccggtaccccctgtatatagcctccacattgactctgtaccggtgcccctgtatatagcctccacattgactctgtaccgtaacaccctgtatatagcctccacattgactctgtaccggtaccccctgtatatagtctccacattgactctgtaccggtaccccctgtatatagcctccacattgactctgtaccggtacccctgtatatagcctccacattgactctgtatcggtaccccctgtatatagcctccacattgactctgtaccgtaacaccctgtatatagcctccacattgactctgtaccgtaactaccctgtatatagcctccacattgactctgtatcggtacccccctgtatatagcctccacattgactctgtaccgtaacaccctgtatatagcctccacattgactctgtaccggtaccccctgtatatagcctccacattgactctgtaccggtacctgtatatagcctccacattgactctgtaccggtaccccctgtatatagcctccacattgactctgtatcggtacccctgtatatagcctccacattgactctgtatcggtaccccctgtatatagcctccacattgactctgtaccggtaccccctgtatatagcctccacattgactctgtaccgtaacccctgttatagcctccacattgactctgtaccggtaccccctgtatatagcctccacattggactctgtaccgtaaccccctgtatatagcctccacattgactctgtaccggtacccctgtatatagcctccacattgactctgtaccgtaaccccctgtatatagcctccacattgactctgtaccgtaacccccctgtatatagcctccacattgactctgtatcgggtaccccctgtatatagcctccacattgactctgtatcggtaccccctgtatatagcctccacattgactctgtatcggtaccccctgtatatagcctccacattgactctgtatcggtaccccctgtatatagccctgctgttgttatttactgctgctctttagttatttgttattcttatctcttaccttttttttgtttgtattttttttaaactgcaatgttgtttaagggcttgtaagtaagcatttcactataaggtctacgtTAACCAATCaaatcatgtgacaaataacattttatttgatttaaacaATGCCTACTAGAAGCACTGAAAGCAGGTAAAGTAAGAGACTGTATTCTGTTTAGGGTCATGTTGTCATCAACTGCATTATGCTCAAAGTCCAAGATATGACAGGTCCTATGTCTCTGCAGTCCGACAATACTGACCACTAGCCACAATACTAACTACAATACTCTCTAGTCCAACAATACTAACAACAATACTAACTTCAATACTCTCTAGTCCAACAACACTACAACAATACTAACTACAATACTAACTACAATACTAACTACAATACTAACTACAATACTCTCTAGTCCAACAATACTAACAACAATACTAACTACAATACTCTCCAGTCCAACAACACTACAACAATACTAACTACAATACTCTCCAGTCCAACAACACTACAACAATACTGACCACTAGCCACAATACTAACTACAATACTAACTACAACACTAACTACAACACTAACTACAATACTAACTACAATACTCTCTAGTCCAACAACACTACAACAACACTAACTACAATACTCTCTAGTCCAACAACACTACAACAATACTAACTACAACACTCTCCAGTCCAACAACACTACAACAATACTAACTACAATACTCTAGTCCAACAACACTACAACAACACTAACTACAACACTCTCCAGTCCAACAACACTACAACATAACTAACCTGTGGTGTCTGAGGAGGATGCGCTGCCTGAGTGCCTGGGGCTCTTCCCTCTGTGTCTAGACCCAGGCCCCAGGGCCAGCTCCACAGTAGTAGAGAAGGGCCCGTCTCCCACCTGGTTGGAGGCAGAGATCTTCACCAGGTAGACGTTACCAGGCTCCAGACGCTCCAGCAGGGCCATGGTGTTACTTCCTGTAGGGACAGCAGACAGGTTTTTAGAGCGGACTGGAGTAGAATGCATCATATCACAGCCATTCCCCAAAAAACCCAGACCCAAATCTTGGATGGACACTGGCCAGATACTCAGACATGTTTAAATCTGGACTCAAACAGTAGCTACAACACTCTGCTCTCAAAGCTTCTGCCCAAGTCTGTCTCCAGCCCCTTCCCTTCCAAAACATCCACCTGTGTTTACAATTCCTCTATAATATCTGGCTGTGTAACCATCTCACTCATCCTCCCTCTGCAGTGTCTGGCTGATCCACTCACCCTCCCTCTGCAGTGTCTGGCTGATCCACTCACCCTCCCTCTGCAGTGTCTGGCTGATCCACTCACCCTCCCTCTGCAGTGTCTGGCTGATCCACTCACCCTCCCTCTGCAGTGTCTGGCTGATCCACTCACCCTCCCTCCGCAGTGTCTGGCTGATCCACTCACCCTCCCTCAGCAGTGTCTGGCTGATCCACTCACCCTCCCTCTGCAGTGTCTGGCTGATCCACTCACCCTCCCTCTGCAGTGTCTGGCTGATCCACTCACCCCTCCCTCCGCAGTGTCTGGCTGATCCACTCACCCTCCCTCCGCAGTGTCTGGCTGATCCACTCACCCTCCCTCCGCAGTGTCTGGCTGATCCACTCACCCTCCCTCCGCAGTGTCTGGCTGATCCACTCACCCTCCCTCCGCAGTGTCTGGCTGATCCACTCACCCTCCCTCCACAGTGTCTGGCTGATCCACTCACCCTCCCTCTGCAGCGTCTGCCAGTATCTAGCTGATCCACTCACCCTCCCTCTGCAGCGTCTGCCAGTATCTAGCTGATCCACTCACCCTCCCTCTGCAGCGTCTGCCAGTATCTAGCTGATCCACTCACCCTCCCTCTGCAGCGTCTGCCAGTATCTAGCTGATCCACTCACCCTCCCTCTGTAGCGTCTGCCAGTATCTAGCTGATCCACTCACCCTCCCTCCACAGTGTCTGGCTGATCCACTCACCCTCCCTCTGCAGCGTCTGCCAGTATCCGGCCAGCCAGGCCCTCTGTGAGGCGTACAGGATGGTGTAGTGCGTCACTGCCAGGTTGTTCTCCTCTGGTTCTCTCCAGGAAACCAGGGCTGTGCCGTCCTCAATCAGACTCACCCTCACACCTTCAGGAGGGTGGCTGGGCGCTGATGAACAGAAACGGGTCATTTGAGTCTCTTAACCTTTAAATGTATCTTGGTCCGTCATCGAGTACCAACAGCTTTGATTGGTGAATGTTATTGTGTGTTCTCGCCCATCTCAAATAAAATAACGTTTATTGTCGCGTACACAAATGTGTTACGGCAGGTGTTACGGCAGGCGTTACGGCAGGCGTTACGGCAAGCGTTACGGCAAGTGTTACGGCaggtgttacagcaggtgttacagcaggtgcagcgtaatgcttatgttactatgTCTagtaaatacaatacaaaatacagaaataatcaaaatataaacaaacaaacaaaaaatgtcaGAATGAGTCGAACAACCTAGATGAGATCTATGttaagaatacagtatatacataaacaGTGAGTCAacaacagtatatacagtagtaggtatattagaatGAGCTATGTTAAGAAGACAGTATATACATAAACAGTGAGTCAacaacagtatatacagtagtaggtatattagaatGAGCTATGTTAAGAAGACGGTATATACATAAACAGTGAGTCAacaacagtatatacagtagtaggtatattagaatGAGCTATGTTAAGAAGACAGTATATACATAAACAGTGAGTCAacaacagtatatacagtagtaggtatattagaatGAGCTATGTTAAGAAGACAGTATATACATAAACAGTGAGTCAacaacagtatatacagtagtaggtatattagaatGAGCTATGTTAAGAAGACAGTATATACATAAACAGTGGAGTCAacaacagtatatacagtagtaggtatattagaatgagctatgttaagaatacagtatatacataaacaGTGAGTCAacaacagtatatacagtagtaggtatattagaatGAGCTATGTTAAGAAGACAGTATATACATAAACAGTGAGTCAacaacagtatatacagtagtaggtatattagaatgagctatgttaagaatacagtatatacataaacaGTGAGTCAacaacagtatatatacagtagtaggtatattagaatGAGCTAATGttaagaatacagtatatacataaacaGTGAGTCAacaacagtatatacagtagtaggtatattagaatgagctatgttaagaatacagtatatacataaacaGTGAGTCAACAACAGTATGTACACAGAATATGAGGTGACCAGTGTTCCAATAACACTATCTATATAACCGGGGCATTAGTCTCAAGGTGCAGAGCAGAGTACCGGCCAGGTACATCTCAAGAGTAGACTTGGAAGGAAGCTATACTGTTGATGTCACTTAAAGTTAAATAAACTCCTTCATAATGTATAGATCATGAAGGAATCTTTATCCTTGTTATCCTTGGGAAACGTGACATGATAGTCAGAAGAGAATAAGAGGATTGTTTACCTGCTGGTAGAGTCCTCTGAAAGACAACCGTGCTCCAGGGACTGGCCAGTTGGTCGACATGAAGACGCACCACTAACTCGTAGCGAGTGTTGGAGTCCAGGCTCTGTATCAGCACACTCTGGTTGGTACTGACGAGGACAAAACAGACATCACAGAATAAATATTAGCAatcaaaaaaatttaaaataataaatcaaaaaaTAACAATCGCTCAAGTGTTCATAACAATGTTGCGTTTCAGTCTCTTGTCAGAAGTAAAGTGTAAAACTAGATCACCACATGCAATATCAATTTCCATGATCTGAAAAATGACAATGGAATGGACAATAGCATCGTAGTAGAGTACactgcaacatgtaaagtgttggtcccatgtttcatgagctgaaataaaagatcccagaaatgtttccatacgcacaaaacgcttatttctctaaaatgttgatcacaaatttgtttacatccctgttagtgagcatttctcctttgccaagataatccatccacctgacaggtgtggcatatcaagaagctgattaaacagtatgattattacacaggtgcaccttgtgctggggacaataaaaagccactctaaaatgcgcagttttgtcacacaacacaatgccacagatctctcaagttttgagggagagtgaaattggcatgctgactgcaggaatgtacaccagagctgtttccagataattgaatgttaatttctctaccataagccgcctccaatgtaattttagagaatttggcagtacgtccaaccggcctcacaaccacagaccacgtgtttGGCGCCaagtgggcgagcggtttgcggatgtcaacgttgtgaacagagtgccccatggtggcggtggggttatggtatgtgcaggcataagctatagacaacaaacacaatttcattttatcgatggcaattttaatgcacaaaactaccgtgacgagatcctgaggcccattgtgtgccccatttatttaaaatgtatctgtgaccaacagatgtatatctgtattccaagtcatgtgaaatccatagattagggcgtaatgaatatatttcaattgactgatttccttagataaactgtaactcagtaaaataaattaaattgttgcatgttgcatttatatttttgttccacctagtggttagagcgttggactagtaaccgaaaggttgcgagaccttgaacaaggcagttaaccccactgttccccggtaggccgtcattgttaataagaatttgttcttaaaactgacttgcctagttaaataaaagtaaaataataatcTTAGTATTAATATAGCAGTAAAGTATTCTTCTTATTCTTCAACAGACCCCAGGATACAGGTATAAACATCATAAGTATCTTgtagaaagaagaggaagagaagcgttactaaggtacacaatagtacattttggtagacagaaggggCTCTTTGGTAAAAAGGGTGAAATGGTCATCAgaaatataatgaataattaataaTTAATTATTATGTATTAATTATTAAATATTATTTATTAATGATTATTTATTAATTACTATTTACTAACGATTAATTATTATGTATTAATTACTATCTATTATTTATGATTGATTAATTATTATTTATTGCTTATTCATTAAATAATTAATGATTAATTATTATGTattaattattatttattatgtATTGATTAATAATTATGatttattaattattatttacAAACGATGAATTATTATGTATTAATtatcaattattaattattatttattaatattattatttattcatcATTATttattaattatatgaagagtgccttggtcctcctttcttatTGATGACCATAAATATCTTGTTGAACTTGAGCAGTTCTGTTGCAGAACATCGGTCATGAACTCACGTCTGTATGTAGCGTATGGCTGATGCGTTCATCAGGCCCACAGGGGTACAGCGAGCTGTGTAGCTGACAGCCTTCCTAGAGGAGAAGGCAGGACGGCTCCATCGCAGGTACACCGCTGACGAGCTGTTAGCCACCGCAATCACATGGTCCGGGGCTGGAGGGGAGGCCACTGGATGATCTCGTACAGCTacaagacacacccacacacagatggaagaagaaaaaaatgtcacAACAAGAAAAATCTAATTTCCTGTAGAAACGCACGCGCTTGCTTCAGCTGTCGAGAAGTATTTTTATGGTAGTGGGAGATGTGTTAGAGGCCAATGTAGATATTCAGGATGAACAGAAGTATTTTTATGGTAGTGGGAGATGTGTTAGAGGCCAATGTAGAGATATTCAGGATGAACAGAAGTATTTTTATGGTAGTGGGAGATGTGTTAGAGGCCAATGTAGAGATATTCAGGATGAACAGAAGTATTTTTATGGTAGTGGGAGATGTGTTAGAGGCCAATGTAGATATTCAGGATGAACAGAAGTATTTTTATGGTAGTGGGAGATGTGTTAGAGGCCAATGTAGAGATATTCAGGATGAACAGAAGTATTTTTATGGTAGTGGGAGATGTGTTAGAGGCCAATGTAGAGATATTCAGGATGAACAGAAGTATTTTTATGGTAGTGGGAGATGTGTTAGAGGCCAATGTAGAGATATTCAGGATGAACAGAAGTATTTTTATGGTAGTGGGAGATGTGTTAGAGGCCAATGTAGAGATATTCAGGATGAACAGAAGTATTTTTATGGTAGTGGGAGATGTGTTAGAGGCCAATGTAGAGATATTCAGGATGAACAGAAGTATTTTTATGGTAGTGGGAGATGTGTTAGAGGCCAATGTAGAGATATTCAGGATGAACAGAAGTATTTTTATGGTAGTGGGAGATGTGTTAGAGGCCAATGTAGAGATATTCAGGATGAACAGAAGTATTTTTATGGTAGTGGGAGATGTGTTAGAGGCCAATGTAGATATTCAGGATGAACAGAAGTATTTTTATGGTAGTGGGAGATGTGTTAGAGGCCAATGTAGAGATATTCAGGATGAACAGAAGTATTTTTATGGTAGTGGGAGATGTGTTAGAGGCCAATGTAGAGATATTCAGGATGAACAGAAGTATTTTTATGGTAGTGGGAGATGTGTTAGAGGCCAATGTAGATATTCAGGATGAACAGAAGTATTTTTATGGTAGTGGGAGATGTGTTAGAGGCCAATGTAGAGATATTCAGGATGAACAGAAGTATTTTTATGGTAGTGGGAGATGTGTTAGAGGCCAATGTAGAGATATTCAGGATGAACAGAAGTATTTTTATGGTAGTGGGAGATGTGTTAGAGGCCAATGTAGAGATATTCAGGATGAACAGAAGTATTTTTATGGTAGTGGGAGATGTGTTAGAGGCCAATGTAGAGATATTCAGGATGAACAGAAGTATTTTTATGGTAGTGGGAGATGTGTTAGAGGCCAATGTAGAGATATTCAGGATGAACAGAAGTATTTTTATGGTAGTGGGAGATGTGTTAGAGGCCAATGTAGATATTCAGGATGAACAGAAGTATTTTTATGGTAGTGGGAGATGTGTTAGAGGCCAATGTAGATATTCAGGATGAACAGAAGTATTTTTATGGTAGTGGGAGATGTGTTAGAGGCCAATGTAGAGATATTCAGGATGAACAGAAGTATTTTTATGGTAGTGGGAGATGTGTTAGAGGCCAATGTAGATATTCAGGATGAACAGAAGTATTTTTATGGTAGTGGGAGATGTGTTAGAGGCCAATGTAGATATTCAGGATGAACAGAAGCTGAAGCAGATCAATAGTAAAGAATTGATCTGATTTTTCTGTTtacttacacacacatcctggggTGCTGAGTGTCTGGTCGGCCTGGTAACCATCTCCTACAAGGCTTAATGCCAACAGTTTCACATGGTATTTCCTCCTTGGGTCTGGAAAACAATAAAtggtagattaaaaaaaaaaaattcctgTGGAAATAAATATTACATTTTCTGTCTATTGTCAACTGACCCACATACGTGTTAAAAACATCGGTGCAAACAAAAGGCACATCTGAAATGGCCTCAGTCAAAACATAAGAAATAAATGAAAAGTTAACAAAAGTTTGCTTTTTTTAGTTAAAGTACTAGCCCCTAAGAGCTGGAGGGCAGACGACCCCTTGGTCTTAGCTGACCGTTCTCTATTTACACAGAGCCCAGTGTCTCCTGTCGTCCGtcgtccccccctcccctcccccgaccccccctccccttcccGTCCCCCGACCCCCCGCCGACCCCCCGCCGACCCCCCGCCGACAGTCTGTGAAGACCTCTAGAAACAAAAAGGTTTCCGGAACCccagaacagtcaggattactgaccgcctctccctcaataccaatacaatacagaacagtcaggattactgaccgcctctcctcaataccaatacaatacagaacagtcaggattactgaccgcctctcctcaataccaatacaatacagaacagtcaggattactgaccgcctctcctcaataccaatacaatacagaacagtcaggattactgaccgcctctcctcaataccaatacaatacagaacagtcaggattactgaccgcctctcctcaataccaatacaatacagaacagtcaggattac includes:
- the LOC123739874 gene encoding protogenin (The sequence of the model RefSeq protein was modified relative to this genomic sequence to represent the inferred CDS: added 151 bases not found in genome assembly); amino-acid sequence: MVLLERLEPGNVYLVKISASNLVGDGPFSTTVELALGPGPEDTEYTISGLDPRRKYHVKLLALSLVGDGYQADQTLSTPGCVSVRDHPVASPPAPDHVIAVANSSSAVYLRWSRPAFSSRKAVSYTARCTPVGLMNASAIRYIQTTNQSVLIQSLDSNTRYELVVRLHVDQLASPWSTVVFQRTLPAAPSHPPEGVRVSLIEDGTALVSWREPEENNLAVTHYTILYASQRAWLAGYWQTLQREGSNTMALLERLEPGNVYLVKISASNQVGDGPFSTTVELALGPGSRHRGKSPRHSGSASSSDTT